From Sphingomonas bisphenolicum, one genomic window encodes:
- a CDS encoding RidA family protein — translation MPRQLISSGSPFEAQVGYSRAVVQGDWCFVAGTTGTDPETKTMPESVVEQGRNALKVIGKALDDAGFSFSDVVRVTYYITDAAYWDVMGDIAGPVFGDIRPAASCVIAGLVKPEMKIEIEVTAFKG, via the coding sequence ATGCCCCGCCAGCTCATTTCCTCCGGCTCGCCCTTCGAGGCGCAGGTCGGCTATTCGCGCGCCGTCGTCCAGGGCGACTGGTGCTTCGTCGCCGGCACCACCGGCACCGATCCCGAAACCAAGACCATGCCGGAATCGGTTGTGGAGCAGGGCCGGAATGCGCTCAAGGTCATCGGCAAGGCACTGGACGACGCGGGCTTTTCCTTCTCCGACGTCGTGCGCGTGACCTATTATATCACCGACGCGGCCTATTGGGATGTGATGGGCGATATCGCCGGCCCTGTGTTCGGCGACATCCGCCCCGCGGCCAGTTGCGTCATCGCCGGCCTCGTCAAGCCGGAGATGAAGATCGAAATCGAAGTCACCGCCTTCAAAGGGTAA
- a CDS encoding ArsC family reductase, whose translation MITMYGIKNCDTIKKARNWLDNERVSYSFHDYKVAGVDKAKLEEWVMEHGWETILNRSGTTFKALDAGDKAHIDADKAILLMITNPSMIKRPILDTGRETLVGFKATTYENALQGVKA comes from the coding sequence ATGATTACCATGTATGGCATCAAAAATTGCGACACGATCAAGAAGGCCCGCAACTGGCTGGACAATGAGCGGGTCAGCTACAGCTTCCACGACTATAAGGTCGCCGGCGTCGATAAGGCGAAGCTGGAAGAATGGGTGATGGAACATGGCTGGGAAACCATCCTCAACCGCTCCGGCACCACCTTCAAGGCGCTGGACGCCGGGGACAAGGCGCATATCGATGCGGACAAGGCGATCCTGCTGATGATCACCAACCCTTCGATGATCAAGCGCCCGATCCTCGACACCGGCCGCGAAACTCTCGTCGGGTTCAAGGCGACGACCTATGAAAATGCACTACAGGGCGTGAAGGCATGA
- a CDS encoding glycerophosphodiester phosphodiesterase encodes MIGRGLARIGLYLLMSLIPLSAVQAEPILIAHRGASGERPEHTLASYERAIDQGADYIEPDLVLTKDGVLVARHENEIAGTTDVAEHPEFADRKTTKTIDGVAMTGWFTEDFTLAELRTLHARERLPDVRPANRRFDDLYQIPTFEEILKLVRAKEAETGRRIGLYPETKHPGYFAGLGLPHQAALLDLLGRYGYQSEADPVFIQSFEVGNLKALRAATRLRLIQLVDAEGGPADLPGTSYADMLTVQGLTEIATYADGIGPSAALIIAPEGPTALVGRAHDAGLQVHVWTLRMENSFLPAQYQRPDDPQGRGDFAGWVRAIAATGVDGLFSDFPGQARAALSATAP; translated from the coding sequence ATGATCGGGCGGGGGCTGGCGCGCATCGGACTGTATCTGTTGATGAGCCTCATTCCCCTCTCTGCGGTTCAGGCCGAACCGATCCTGATCGCCCATCGTGGCGCCAGCGGCGAACGGCCCGAACATACGCTCGCTAGCTATGAGCGGGCGATCGATCAGGGCGCCGACTATATCGAGCCGGACCTGGTGTTGACCAAGGACGGCGTGCTGGTCGCCCGGCATGAAAATGAGATAGCCGGCACCACCGATGTCGCCGAGCATCCTGAATTCGCCGATCGCAAGACGACGAAGACGATCGACGGGGTCGCCATGACGGGTTGGTTCACCGAGGATTTTACCCTCGCCGAACTGCGCACGCTGCATGCGCGCGAACGGCTGCCCGATGTCCGCCCGGCCAATCGGCGTTTCGACGACCTTTATCAAATCCCGACCTTCGAGGAGATATTGAAGCTGGTCCGCGCGAAGGAGGCCGAAACCGGCCGCCGCATCGGCCTCTATCCCGAAACCAAGCATCCCGGCTATTTCGCGGGGCTGGGGCTGCCGCATCAGGCCGCGCTGCTCGATCTGCTCGGCCGCTACGGCTATCAGAGCGAGGCCGACCCGGTCTTCATCCAGTCGTTCGAGGTCGGCAATCTGAAGGCCCTTCGCGCCGCGACCCGGCTGCGCCTGATTCAACTGGTCGACGCGGAGGGCGGCCCGGCCGACCTGCCCGGCACCAGCTATGCGGACATGCTGACGGTCCAGGGCCTGACGGAGATCGCCACCTACGCCGATGGCATCGGGCCTTCGGCGGCGCTGATCATCGCGCCCGAAGGCCCGACCGCGCTGGTTGGCCGCGCCCATGATGCGGGCTTGCAGGTTCATGTCTGGACGCTGCGGATGGAAAACAGCTTCCTGCCCGCCCAATATCAGCGCCCCGACGATCCGCAGGGTCGCGGCGACTTCGCCGGCTGGGTCCGTGCCATCGCCGCCACCGGGGTCGATGGCCTGTTCAGCGACTTTCCCGGGCAGGCGCGCGCGGCTCTGTCCGCCACCGCACCCTGA
- a CDS encoding RrF2 family transcriptional regulator: MLSQKTRYAIRALQHLADRYRQGPVPLNEIATRQNIPSKFLTVILSELSREGLVATQRGRDGGYWLALAPVDVSYGDIVRLTRGSLALTPCASRFAHESCTNCLPESECRLHRVMLRVRDETAKVLDSISLAEPFAVTDDAA, translated from the coding sequence ATGTTGTCCCAGAAGACCCGTTACGCCATCCGTGCGCTTCAGCATCTCGCCGATCGCTACCGCCAGGGTCCGGTACCCCTCAATGAAATCGCGACGCGCCAGAATATCCCATCCAAATTCCTGACCGTGATCCTGTCCGAACTGTCGCGCGAAGGACTGGTCGCGACGCAGCGGGGCAGGGATGGAGGCTATTGGCTGGCGCTGGCGCCGGTGGACGTCAGCTATGGCGACATCGTCCGGCTGACCCGCGGCTCGCTGGCGCTCACCCCCTGCGCCAGCCGGTTCGCGCATGAAAGCTGCACCAACTGCCTGCCCGAATCGGAATGCCGCCTGCACCGCGTGATGCTGCGCGTCCGCGACGAAACCGCCAAGGTGCTGGACAGCATCAGCCTGGCGGAGCCGTTTGCGGTGACCGACGACGCGGCCTGA
- a CDS encoding MBL fold metallo-hydrolase — MTTPPLKAVLIPVTPLQQNCTLFWCTATMRGAFVDPGGDLPVLRKAAQQHGVTIEKILVTHGHIDHCGQAGVLARDLNVPIEGPHEDDRFWIDRLPQDGERWGLPGESFEPDRWLVDGDQVTVGQLTFDVYHCPGHTPGHVVFHHAPSKLAIVGDVLFQGSIGRTDFPRGNHQHLIDAITGKLWPLGGETAFVPGHGQMSNFAHERRTNPFVADSVLAG, encoded by the coding sequence ATGACCACCCCGCCGCTCAAAGCCGTCCTGATCCCCGTCACCCCGTTGCAGCAGAATTGCACCCTCTTCTGGTGCACGGCAACGATGCGCGGCGCCTTCGTCGATCCGGGTGGCGACCTGCCGGTGCTCAGGAAGGCGGCGCAGCAACATGGTGTGACGATCGAGAAGATCCTCGTCACCCACGGTCATATCGACCATTGCGGACAGGCTGGCGTGCTGGCGCGCGACCTGAATGTCCCGATCGAGGGGCCGCATGAGGATGATCGTTTCTGGATCGACCGGCTGCCGCAGGATGGGGAGCGCTGGGGCCTGCCCGGCGAGAGCTTCGAACCCGATCGCTGGCTGGTCGACGGCGATCAGGTGACGGTCGGTCAACTGACCTTCGATGTCTATCACTGTCCCGGCCACACGCCTGGCCATGTCGTCTTCCACCATGCGCCCAGCAAGCTGGCGATCGTGGGCGATGTCCTGTTCCAGGGATCGATCGGCCGCACCGACTTTCCGCGCGGCAATCATCAGCATCTGATCGACGCCATTACGGGCAAGCTGTGGCCGCTGGGCGGCGAGACGGCCTTCGTGCCCGGCCATGGCCAGATGAGCAATTTCGCCCATGAGCGGCGGACCAACCCCTTCGTCGCCGATTCGGTGCTGGCGGGATAA
- a CDS encoding MAPEG family protein → MLLPITLTFAAACALLNLWIATRCARIRIADKVMHGDAGNSVLARRMRAHANFVEYTPIVLILFALVELAVGASLWLWIGALVYVVARVAHAFGMDADQPTVWRAGGALLTWGVMVAMAITALTIAYSATRAMPVPPAMAARG, encoded by the coding sequence ATGCTGCTGCCGATCACCCTGACCTTTGCCGCGGCCTGCGCGCTGCTCAACCTGTGGATCGCGACTCGCTGCGCGCGCATTCGCATCGCCGACAAGGTGATGCATGGCGATGCGGGCAACAGCGTGCTGGCGCGGCGGATGCGCGCCCATGCCAATTTCGTGGAATATACGCCGATCGTGCTGATTCTCTTCGCGCTGGTCGAACTGGCCGTGGGCGCGTCGCTCTGGCTGTGGATCGGCGCACTGGTCTATGTGGTGGCGCGGGTCGCCCATGCGTTCGGCATGGACGCCGACCAGCCCACGGTCTGGCGCGCGGGCGGCGCGCTGCTGACCTGGGGCGTGATGGTCGCGATGGCCATCACCGCGCTGACGATCGCCTATAGCGCGACGCGGGCAATGCCCGTGCCGCCGGCAATGGCGGCGCGGGGGTAA
- the rpmF gene encoding 50S ribosomal protein L32 has protein sequence MAVPKRKTSPSKRGMRRSHDSLRVEAFQECSNCGELKRPHNLCDACGHYNGREIVAVGA, from the coding sequence ATGGCTGTCCCCAAAAGGAAAACGTCCCCCTCCAAGCGCGGCATGCGCCGTAGCCACGATTCGCTGCGCGTCGAAGCATTTCAGGAATGCTCCAACTGCGGCGAGCTGAAGCGTCCCCACAATCTGTGCGACGCCTGCGGGCATTATAACGGCCGCGAAATCGTCGCCGTCGGGGCGTAA
- the plsX gene encoding phosphate acyltransferase PlsX, translating to MGGDEGVRVMMAGVALARHRHDGLRFTLFGDETQIKAALDHHPNLRAASEIVHADTVVAGSDKPSVAIRKKSSSMSMAIAAVKSGQAGAAVSAGNTGALMAMAKLALRTMPGVDRPALAALLPTLGDNDVVMLDLGANTECDARNLVQFAVMGAAYSRIAFDLERPRVRLLNIGTEDLKGTDEIRDAAAVLRSAKTLPLQFDGFTEGDKIARGDADVIVCDGFSGNVALKTAEGTARFVTDVLRKAFTSSIRSKIGFLISKPAMHLLKHHLDPNNHNGAVFLGLNGVVVKSHGSANDKGVANAVHVAARLLEEDITRRIAADMAGIQSLSAAASKLEQPVK from the coding sequence ATGGGCGGGGACGAAGGCGTGCGCGTGATGATGGCAGGCGTGGCTTTGGCCCGCCACCGTCATGACGGGCTGCGCTTCACCCTGTTTGGCGACGAGACGCAGATCAAGGCTGCGCTCGATCATCACCCCAACCTGCGCGCGGCGTCGGAAATCGTCCATGCCGACACCGTCGTGGCGGGTTCCGACAAGCCGAGCGTGGCGATCCGCAAGAAGAGCAGCTCGATGAGCATGGCGATCGCCGCCGTGAAATCGGGTCAGGCGGGCGCGGCCGTGTCTGCCGGCAATACCGGCGCGCTGATGGCGATGGCGAAGCTGGCGTTGCGCACCATGCCGGGCGTCGATCGTCCCGCGCTGGCGGCCTTGCTGCCGACGCTGGGCGACAATGACGTCGTCATGCTGGACTTGGGCGCCAATACCGAGTGCGACGCCCGCAACCTCGTCCAGTTCGCGGTAATGGGCGCGGCCTATTCGCGCATCGCCTTCGACCTTGAACGGCCGCGCGTGCGCCTGCTCAACATCGGCACCGAAGACCTCAAGGGCACCGACGAGATTCGCGACGCCGCCGCCGTGCTGCGTAGCGCAAAGACTCTGCCGCTCCAGTTCGACGGATTCACCGAAGGCGACAAGATCGCGCGCGGCGACGCCGACGTGATCGTGTGCGACGGTTTTTCCGGCAATGTCGCGCTCAAGACGGCGGAGGGCACTGCCCGTTTCGTCACCGATGTGCTGCGCAAGGCGTTCACCAGTTCGATCCGCTCGAAGATCGGCTTCCTGATCTCCAAGCCCGCCATGCACCTGCTCAAGCATCATCTCGACCCCAACAACCACAATGGCGCGGTCTTCCTCGGCCTCAACGGCGTGGTTGTGAAGAGCCATGGCAGCGCGAACGACAAGGGCGTGGCCAACGCCGTCCATGTCGCCGCGCGCCTGCTGGAGGAAGACATCACCCGCCGGATCGCCGCCGACATGGCGGGCATCCAGTCGCTGTCGGCCGCCGCGTCCAAGCTGGAGCAGCCCGTCAAGTGA
- a CDS encoding beta-ketoacyl-ACP synthase III produces MIRRSILLGTGSALPVRAVSNAELAQTVDTSDEWIVERTGIRNRYIAGEGETTASLAADAARQAIEAAGIAAQDIDLIILATATPDQTFPAAATKVQAALGIDDCVAFDVAAVCSGFLYAVTVADSMIRSGAANRALVIGSETFSRILDWEDRTTCVLFGDGAGAVVLGAEESADGARGILAAKLHADGRHNQLLYVDGGPSTTQTVGKLRMRGQEVFRHAVVNLASVLREVMDIAGLSTDEIDWLVPHQANARILDATARKLKLSPDRVVVTVDRHANTSAASVPLALDHAVRDGRIKTGDLVVLEAMGGGFTWGACVLRL; encoded by the coding sequence GTGATCCGCCGCTCCATCCTGCTCGGCACGGGCTCGGCCCTGCCCGTTCGTGCGGTCAGCAATGCCGAACTGGCGCAGACCGTCGACACCAGCGACGAATGGATCGTCGAGCGCACCGGCATCCGCAACCGCTATATCGCGGGCGAAGGCGAAACCACGGCCAGCCTGGCCGCCGACGCTGCGCGTCAGGCGATCGAAGCGGCGGGCATCGCCGCGCAGGATATCGACCTCATCATCCTGGCGACGGCGACCCCCGACCAGACCTTCCCGGCCGCCGCGACCAAGGTGCAGGCGGCACTGGGCATCGACGATTGCGTGGCGTTCGATGTAGCGGCGGTCTGTTCGGGCTTTCTCTACGCCGTGACCGTGGCCGACAGCATGATCCGATCCGGCGCGGCCAACCGTGCGCTGGTGATCGGGTCGGAAACCTTCAGCCGCATCCTCGACTGGGAAGACCGCACGACCTGCGTCCTGTTCGGCGACGGCGCCGGCGCCGTGGTGCTGGGGGCGGAGGAGAGCGCGGACGGTGCGCGGGGCATCCTCGCCGCCAAGCTCCATGCCGATGGCCGTCACAACCAGCTTCTCTATGTCGACGGCGGCCCGTCCACGACCCAGACGGTGGGCAAGCTGCGGATGCGCGGCCAGGAAGTCTTCCGCCACGCCGTGGTCAATCTCGCCTCGGTGCTGCGGGAAGTGATGGACATTGCGGGCCTCTCCACCGACGAGATCGACTGGCTGGTGCCGCATCAGGCCAATGCCCGCATTCTCGACGCGACAGCGCGCAAGCTCAAATTGTCGCCCGACCGGGTGGTGGTGACGGTCGATCGTCACGCCAATACTTCCGCCGCGTCCGTGCCGCTGGCGCTCGACCATGCGGTGCGGGACGGCCGGATCAAGACGGGCGATCTGGTCGTGCTGGAAGCGATGGGCGGCGGCTTCACCTGGGGCGCGTGCGTCCTGCGGCTCTAG
- the ihfA gene encoding integration host factor subunit alpha, with translation MTGNATLTRADLAESVNRHVGLSRAEAAALVESILEHMSCALERGENVKISSFGTFVLRDKTERMGRNPKTGVEVPIEPRRVLTFRASQTMRDRVAAV, from the coding sequence ATGACCGGCAATGCAACCTTGACGCGGGCGGACCTGGCTGAAAGCGTGAACCGCCATGTCGGCCTGTCGCGGGCGGAAGCCGCGGCGCTGGTCGAATCGATCCTCGAACATATGTCCTGCGCGCTCGAACGCGGGGAGAATGTGAAGATTTCCAGCTTCGGCACCTTCGTCCTGCGCGACAAGACGGAACGTATGGGCCGCAATCCCAAGACCGGCGTCGAAGTGCCGATCGAACCGCGCCGGGTGCTCACCTTCCGCGCCAGCCAGACGATGCGCGACCGGGTCGCCGCAGTTTAA
- a CDS encoding MerR family transcriptional regulator — protein sequence MEKAEGAFLTISELAGELGLPQHILRYWETRFPQLRPLQRSGNRRYYRPTDVALARRIHQLLNVEGFTVKGAQKALVDGNGHAPAMPVVKAAPLDPSDLLARLMAVRTALARAIGD from the coding sequence ATGGAAAAGGCAGAGGGTGCATTTCTGACCATCAGCGAGCTGGCCGGCGAGCTTGGTCTTCCCCAGCATATATTGCGCTATTGGGAAACGCGTTTCCCACAACTGCGCCCGCTACAGCGATCGGGCAACCGCCGCTATTATCGGCCCACCGACGTCGCGCTTGCGCGCCGCATCCACCAATTGCTCAATGTCGAGGGTTTCACCGTCAAGGGCGCGCAAAAGGCGCTGGTGGATGGCAATGGCCATGCGCCCGCCATGCCCGTCGTCAAGGCTGCGCCGCTGGATCCTTCGGACCTTCTGGCCCGCCTCATGGCCGTCCGTACCGCCCTCGCCAGAGCGATCGGCGACTGA
- the gloB gene encoding hydroxyacylglutathione hydrolase — translation MLEVVRIPVLNDNYVWLLHDGASDETVAIDPAVAEPVLQAAAARGWTIGQIWNTHWHGDHVGGNAAIKAAAEAWGGCIITGPAAEAEKIGTLDRTVVEGDSVRIGDHVAAVMAVPAHTAGHIAYHLADDQILFVGDTLFAMGCGRLFEGTAAQMFSNMTRFAALPDDTIVYCAHEYTLSNGRFALGVEPGNAALARRVAAVEAARSRGEATVPTSIGLERDTNIFMRARNVAELAERRAAKDAA, via the coding sequence ATGCTGGAGGTTGTCCGCATCCCCGTGCTCAACGACAATTATGTCTGGCTGCTCCACGACGGGGCAAGCGACGAAACCGTCGCCATCGATCCGGCGGTGGCGGAACCGGTGTTGCAGGCGGCGGCCGCGCGCGGCTGGACCATCGGCCAGATATGGAACACCCATTGGCATGGGGACCATGTCGGCGGCAATGCGGCGATCAAGGCGGCAGCAGAGGCATGGGGCGGATGCATCATCACCGGCCCGGCGGCGGAGGCCGAGAAGATCGGCACGCTGGACCGGACGGTGGTCGAAGGCGACAGCGTGCGGATCGGCGACCATGTCGCTGCGGTGATGGCGGTGCCGGCGCATACGGCGGGGCATATCGCCTATCATCTGGCCGACGATCAGATCCTGTTCGTGGGCGACACGCTATTCGCCATGGGCTGCGGCCGGCTGTTCGAAGGGACGGCGGCGCAGATGTTCAGCAATATGACGCGCTTCGCCGCGCTGCCGGACGACACGATCGTCTATTGCGCGCATGAATATACGCTCTCCAACGGCCGCTTTGCGCTGGGCGTGGAGCCGGGCAACGCCGCGCTGGCACGACGGGTCGCGGCGGTGGAGGCGGCGCGGTCGCGCGGCGAGGCGACGGTGCCGACCAGCATCGGGCTGGAGCGGGACACGAATATCTTCATGCGCGCGCGCAATGTGGCGGAACTGGCCGAACGGCGCGCGGCAAAGGACGCCGCCTGA
- a CDS encoding VOC family protein, producing MPKFLHSMIRVSDVGKSIAFFDLLGLKEVKRFDSEQGRFTLVYLAAPGDEDAQVELTYNWPPADGSPAETYDGGRNFGHIAYQVENIYDTCQRLMDAGVTINRPPRDGHMAFVRTPDAISIELLQDGRLEPAEPWASMPNIGVW from the coding sequence TTGCCCAAATTTCTGCATAGCATGATCCGCGTCAGTGACGTCGGCAAGAGCATCGCCTTTTTCGACCTGCTGGGCCTGAAGGAGGTCAAGCGCTTCGACAGCGAGCAAGGGCGTTTCACGCTGGTCTATCTCGCCGCGCCGGGCGACGAGGACGCGCAGGTCGAACTGACCTACAATTGGCCACCGGCCGATGGCAGTCCAGCCGAAACCTATGATGGCGGGCGCAATTTCGGCCATATCGCGTATCAGGTCGAGAATATCTACGACACTTGCCAGCGGCTGATGGACGCCGGCGTCACGATCAACCGGCCGCCGCGTGACGGGCATATGGCGTTCGTGCGGACGCCGGACGCTATTTCGATCGAACTGCTGCAGGACGGGCGGCTGGAACCGGCCGAGCCCTGGGCGTCGATGCCCAATATCGGCGTCTGGTGA
- a CDS encoding SIMPL domain-containing protein, whose product MALEMRDKVLLGGAALLAFGTIAGGYLLGDGLKRAKAADRSVTVRGLAEKDVTADLATWSISYSATGFDLPTVRAEIDNNTKELQAYFTGLGFKPGELTPTGAGVNQYLNNGVNNITITQRMLLRTTDIARAEKAVAQQFDLVRRGVTLQEGSGMKYSFTRLNDVKPDMVAAATKDARAAAEQFAKDSGSGVGGIKSATQGYFSIDARDGEGGDGSSDTPYKKVRVVTTVDFYLK is encoded by the coding sequence ATGGCGTTGGAAATGCGGGACAAGGTTTTGCTGGGCGGCGCGGCGCTGCTGGCGTTCGGGACGATCGCGGGCGGCTATCTGCTCGGCGACGGGCTGAAACGGGCCAAGGCGGCGGACCGCTCGGTCACGGTGCGCGGCCTGGCGGAAAAGGATGTGACGGCGGACCTCGCCACCTGGTCGATCAGCTATTCCGCGACCGGCTTCGACCTGCCCACCGTTCGCGCCGAAATCGATAATAATACCAAGGAATTGCAGGCCTATTTCACTGGCCTTGGCTTCAAGCCGGGCGAGCTGACCCCGACCGGCGCGGGGGTGAACCAATATCTCAACAATGGCGTCAACAATATCACCATTACCCAGCGGATGCTGCTCCGCACGACCGACATCGCTCGCGCGGAAAAGGCGGTGGCGCAGCAATTCGACCTCGTCCGTCGCGGCGTGACGCTGCAGGAAGGGTCGGGCATGAAATACAGCTTCACCAGGCTGAACGACGTGAAGCCCGACATGGTCGCCGCCGCCACGAAGGACGCCCGCGCCGCGGCCGAACAGTTCGCCAAGGATTCTGGGTCCGGGGTAGGGGGCATCAAGAGCGCTACCCAGGGCTATTTCTCGATCGACGCCCGCGATGGCGAAGGCGGCGACGGATCGAGCGACACGCCCTATAAGAAGGTGCGCGTCGTCACGACCGTCGACTTCTACCTCAAATAA
- a CDS encoding tetratricopeptide repeat protein, whose translation MLLFLPILLQAYDPEIEAVMNRSRKEKQEERAAAAAAATPAAAAPARTDGKIPVPAKFAAPFQACLDQAIESPDAGIAFAQKWRIDGGGFYARHCMGFAYARAERWTPAIVAFEQAAEEAERSGEMVEAARLWAQAGNAAMASGDLPKARGDFDAALARGLPDGLEKGEVHLDRARALVALNEPDAARDSLDIALVQAPKDPLGWLLSATLARRSGEMSLAQAHIARAVQLSPDDASVALEEGNIAVLTDHEDIARAAWARAMRLAPDAPSGKAAADNLSRLPVAQPAR comes from the coding sequence ATGCTCCTTTTCCTGCCGATCCTGCTCCAGGCCTATGATCCCGAGATCGAGGCGGTGATGAACCGCAGCCGCAAGGAAAAGCAGGAAGAGCGCGCCGCGGCTGCGGCGGCGGCGACTCCTGCGGCGGCGGCCCCGGCACGGACGGATGGCAAGATTCCCGTGCCCGCCAAATTCGCCGCCCCCTTCCAGGCGTGCCTGGATCAGGCGATCGAATCGCCCGACGCCGGGATCGCCTTCGCCCAGAAATGGCGGATCGACGGAGGCGGCTTCTACGCGCGCCACTGTATGGGCTTCGCCTATGCGCGCGCCGAGCGCTGGACGCCCGCGATCGTCGCCTTCGAGCAGGCGGCCGAGGAAGCCGAGCGCAGTGGCGAGATGGTGGAGGCGGCGCGGCTATGGGCGCAGGCCGGCAATGCCGCGATGGCGAGCGGCGACCTGCCCAAGGCCCGGGGCGATTTCGATGCGGCGCTGGCGCGCGGACTGCCCGACGGGCTGGAAAAGGGCGAGGTCCATCTGGACCGGGCGCGGGCGCTGGTGGCGCTGAACGAACCGGATGCGGCGCGCGATTCGCTGGACATCGCACTGGTACAGGCGCCCAAAGACCCGCTGGGCTGGCTGTTGTCGGCGACGCTGGCGCGCCGGTCGGGCGAGATGAGCCTGGCGCAGGCGCATATAGCGCGCGCGGTGCAATTGTCGCCCGACGATGCCTCCGTGGCGCTGGAGGAGGGCAATATCGCGGTCCTGACCGATCATGAGGACATTGCGCGCGCGGCCTGGGCGCGGGCGATGAGGCTGGCCCCGGACGCGCCGTCCGGCAAGGCGGCGGCGGACAATCTGTCGCGGCTCCCGGTCGCCCAGCCTGCACGTTAA
- a CDS encoding alpha/beta fold hydrolase has protein sequence MKDATVNAIPATPPALFARPDGLRLAYRRQGGVGPTIVFLPGYMSDMEGSKAVALERWATEQGRAMLRLDYAGCGASEGRFADGTLASWRDDVLLLLDAVTQGPVVLVGSSMGGWLALLVALARPNRVVGVVGIAAAPDFTEWGFTDADKALLTTEGRIEEPSPYSEAPYVTTLAFWQSGQALRLLEGEIAIDCPVRLLHGQQDKDVPWYVAVKAAARLRSSDVQTLLIKDGDHRLSRDGDIALLIRTVASLLAQIVDTH, from the coding sequence ATGAAGGATGCAACCGTGAACGCTATTCCCGCCACCCCGCCCGCGCTGTTTGCCCGGCCTGACGGGCTGCGCCTGGCCTATCGGCGACAGGGTGGCGTCGGACCGACGATCGTCTTCCTGCCCGGCTACATGTCCGACATGGAGGGCAGCAAGGCGGTCGCGCTGGAGCGGTGGGCCACAGAGCAGGGTCGCGCGATGCTGCGGCTGGACTATGCCGGTTGCGGCGCCAGCGAAGGCCGCTTTGCCGATGGAACGCTGGCGAGTTGGCGCGACGATGTGCTGTTGCTGCTGGACGCGGTGACGCAGGGGCCGGTGGTGCTGGTCGGATCGTCCATGGGTGGGTGGCTGGCGTTGCTGGTGGCACTTGCGCGGCCGAACCGCGTGGTGGGGGTGGTCGGCATCGCCGCCGCGCCCGACTTCACCGAATGGGGCTTTACCGACGCGGACAAGGCGCTGCTGACGACCGAGGGGCGGATCGAGGAGCCGTCACCCTATAGCGAAGCCCCTTATGTCACGACGCTGGCCTTCTGGCAGTCGGGGCAGGCATTGCGGCTGCTGGAGGGCGAGATCGCGATCGATTGCCCGGTGCGGCTGCTCCACGGTCAGCAGGACAAGGACGTGCCCTGGTATGTGGCGGTGAAGGCGGCGGCGCGGCTGCGTTCATCGGATGTGCAGACGTTGCTGATTAAGGACGGCGACCATCGCCTGTCGCGCGACGGCGACATCGCCCTGTTGATCCGCACCGTCGCCAGCCTGTTGGCCCAAATTGTGGATACCCATTGA